CGAGGCCTCCTGATGACCGAAGCGCTTCGTGAGCCGCGCGCGGCCGACGATGAGGAGGAAAGCGACAAGGCCGCCGGCGACGTGGATGGCATGGAAGCCTGTCGTGATGTAGAAGACGGAGCCGTAGGAGTCCGATGAGATCGTCACCCCGTGCGCGACCAGCTCGGCGTACTCGAAGATCTGGAGTGAGATGAAGATGGCGCCCAGGATGAAGGACAGCATGTACCACTCGGTCATGCCCCACCGCCGCACGTCGAGCAGGCTTCCATCGCGGCGCGCGATGAGCTTCTCGGCCTTCCACACACCGAACTGGCACGTGATCGACGATGTCATGAGGATCAGCGTGTTGACCGCTGCGAACGGCACGTTGAGGACGTCAGCCGACTCGCTCCACACCGCCTGGCCCGCGACGGACCGGTGGGTGAAA
This is a stretch of genomic DNA from Flaviflexus salsibiostraticola. It encodes these proteins:
- a CDS encoding cytochrome c oxidase subunit 3, whose product is MSTATSAAPRAPQITRPNTLSVGIIVWLSSELMFFAGLFAMYFTHRSVAGQAVWSESADVLNVPFAAVNTLILMTSSITCQFGVWKAEKLIARRDGSLLDVRRWGMTEWYMLSFILGAIFISLQIFEYAELVAHGVTISSDSYGSVFYITTGFHAIHVAGGLVAFLLIVGRARLTKRFGHQEASTAVVTSYYWHFVDVIWIALFFIIYILK